Proteins encoded in a region of the Massilia sp. UMI-21 genome:
- a CDS encoding ABC transporter permease, with translation MWIEWTIATRFLREGRGQSLLILVGIAVGVAVIVFLTALITGLQANIIGRTLGTQAHIKVQPTEERNRILAPAPGSTQLLLESKRAQRLRSINNWQGVRDVLDTLPRVTAVSPLISGPAFARRGEALQSVALVGIDPPRYLRIIPVKDDIVAGSFRVGAGNAVIGKQLAIDLGMRVGDKLRLDGGQGRDSVVNVAGIFELGVRELDARYVYLDMKQAQSLLDLPGAATIIDVTVDDIFEAQAVAARIARLTGLKAESWMETNAQLMNALRSQSLSTRMIGVFVALSVALGIASVLSVSVVQRTREIGILRAMGTTRGQMLRVFLVQGALFGLAGSLLGGAAGYGLVAAFNIFGPKLFFIPVDPWLPVAAAALATLTGTLSAAIPARRAAALDPVEAIRHV, from the coding sequence ATGTGGATCGAGTGGACCATCGCCACCCGCTTCCTGCGCGAAGGGCGGGGACAAAGTCTCCTGATCCTGGTGGGGATCGCCGTGGGAGTCGCGGTGATCGTCTTCCTCACCGCCCTGATCACCGGGCTGCAGGCCAACATCATCGGCCGGACCCTCGGCACCCAGGCGCACATCAAGGTACAGCCCACCGAAGAGCGCAACCGCATCCTGGCGCCGGCGCCGGGCAGCACGCAGTTGCTGCTGGAGAGCAAGCGCGCCCAGCGCCTGCGTTCGATCAACAACTGGCAGGGGGTGCGCGACGTGCTCGATACGCTGCCGCGGGTCACCGCGGTGTCGCCCCTGATTTCCGGCCCGGCCTTCGCGCGGCGCGGCGAAGCCTTGCAGTCGGTGGCCCTGGTCGGCATCGACCCGCCGCGCTACCTGCGCATCATTCCCGTCAAGGACGACATCGTCGCCGGCAGCTTCCGGGTCGGCGCCGGCAACGCGGTTATCGGCAAGCAGCTGGCAATCGACCTCGGCATGCGGGTGGGCGACAAGCTGCGCCTGGACGGCGGCCAGGGCCGGGACAGCGTGGTGAATGTGGCCGGCATCTTCGAGCTCGGCGTGCGCGAGCTGGATGCGCGCTACGTGTACCTGGACATGAAGCAGGCGCAGTCGTTGCTCGACCTGCCTGGCGCCGCGACCATCATCGACGTGACCGTGGACGACATTTTCGAGGCGCAGGCGGTGGCCGCGCGCATCGCCCGCCTCACCGGGCTGAAGGCGGAAAGCTGGATGGAAACCAATGCCCAGCTGATGAACGCGCTGCGCTCGCAGAGCCTCTCGACGCGCATGATCGGCGTGTTCGTGGCCTTGAGCGTGGCGCTCGGGATTGCCAGCGTGCTGTCGGTGAGCGTGGTCCAGCGCACGCGCGAGATCGGCATCCTGCGCGCCATGGGCACCACGCGCGGGCAGATGTTGCGCGTGTTCCTGGTCCAGGGCGCGCTGTTCGGCCTGGCCGGCTCGCTGCTGGGCGGCGCGGCCGGCTATGGCCTGGTGGCGGCCTTCAATATCTTCGGGCCGAAACTGTTTTTCATCCCGGTGGACCCCTGGCTGCCGGTGGCGGCGGCGGCACTGGCAACCCTGACCGGCACCCTGTCGGCGGCCATACCGGCACGCCGCGCCGCCGCGCTCGACCCGGTGGAGGCGATCCGCCATGTCTGA